The following coding sequences lie in one Alicyclobacillus curvatus genomic window:
- a CDS encoding 50S ribosomal protein L10 — protein sequence MGDISAKQQLVDELAGRLTRSKSTIVTDYRGLTVAEVTELRRLLREAGVEYEVIKNTMTRRAAAQAQLDGVDELLTGPNAIAFGYEDVVVPAKVLFTFAKTHKALELKGGVIEGRVVGAKDIESLATLPSREGLLSMLLSVLQAPMRNFAYAVKQIAEQQSAE from the coding sequence ATGGGCGATATCTCAGCAAAACAACAGCTTGTTGACGAACTTGCGGGGCGTCTGACGCGGAGCAAGTCGACAATCGTGACCGACTACCGAGGCCTCACTGTTGCAGAGGTGACAGAACTCCGTCGGTTGTTGCGGGAAGCCGGTGTAGAGTATGAGGTTATCAAAAACACCATGACGCGCCGTGCTGCTGCGCAGGCACAACTGGACGGTGTTGATGAATTGTTGACTGGCCCAAACGCAATCGCATTTGGCTATGAAGACGTTGTGGTTCCGGCGAAGGTGTTGTTTACCTTTGCGAAGACCCACAAGGCTTTGGAACTGAAGGGCGGAGTCATTGAAGGTCGGGTCGTTGGTGCAAAGGACATCGAGAGCCTTGCGACGTTGCCGTCTCGCGAAGGACTGCTTTCCATGCTGCTCAGTGTGTTGCAGGCCCCAATGCGCAATTTCGCGTATGCAGTCAAACAGATCGCGGAGCAACAATCCGCAGAATAA
- the nusG gene encoding transcription termination/antitermination protein NusG gives MEKLEKQWFVIHTYSGYENKVKTNLESRVQTMGMEDKIFRVLVPTEDELEVKNGKKRVVQRKVFPGYVLVEMIMTDDSWYVVRNTPGVTGFVGSPGGGSKPVPLLPAEVRSIMRQMGADEIQVKVDFSVGEVVRVIDGPFADMVGNVEEISADQQKLKVLVSMFGRETPLEVDFSQVEKLS, from the coding sequence ATGGAAAAGCTTGAAAAACAGTGGTTCGTGATTCACACGTACTCGGGGTATGAGAACAAGGTGAAGACGAACTTGGAGAGCCGAGTACAAACGATGGGTATGGAGGACAAGATTTTTCGTGTCCTTGTGCCGACGGAGGACGAGCTCGAGGTCAAGAACGGAAAGAAGCGCGTTGTTCAGCGCAAAGTCTTTCCGGGCTACGTCTTGGTTGAGATGATTATGACTGATGACTCGTGGTATGTCGTCCGCAATACCCCTGGTGTGACTGGGTTTGTGGGTTCGCCTGGAGGCGGCTCAAAGCCAGTGCCTCTGCTGCCTGCGGAGGTTCGTTCGATTATGCGTCAAATGGGTGCCGATGAAATCCAAGTGAAGGTGGACTTTTCTGTTGGCGAAGTGGTTCGGGTGATTGATGGGCCGTTTGCTGACATGGTGGGGAACGTCGAGGAAATCAGCGCAGATCAGCAGAAACTGAAAGTGCTGGTGTCGATGTTTGGTCGTGAGACTCCGCTTGAAGTGGATTTTAGCCAGGTGGAGAAACTGTCTTAA
- the rplA gene encoding 50S ribosomal protein L1 has protein sequence MARLTKRQAETAKIVDRSKDYDPLEAMGTLKQVASAKFDETVEVAVRLGVDPRKQDQQIRGAVVLPHGTGKTARVLVFAKGDKAKEAEAAGADFVGDDEYITRVSQGWMDFDVVVATPDMMGAVGRLGRILGPKGMMPNPKTGTVTFDVARAVSEIKSGKIEYRLDKAGIVHAPIGKVSFAPEQLADNLGTLIDALRKAKPASAKGQYFRSATVSSTMGPGLHVNVQRIGAVAE, from the coding sequence ATGGCTCGGCTAACGAAACGTCAGGCGGAAACTGCGAAGATTGTGGATCGCTCCAAGGACTACGACCCGTTGGAAGCCATGGGGACGTTGAAACAGGTCGCTTCTGCGAAGTTCGATGAGACCGTTGAAGTCGCAGTGCGATTGGGTGTTGACCCGAGAAAGCAAGACCAGCAGATTCGCGGCGCGGTGGTGCTGCCACACGGCACGGGCAAGACTGCTCGCGTGTTGGTATTCGCGAAGGGTGACAAAGCGAAAGAAGCGGAAGCTGCGGGTGCAGATTTCGTTGGTGATGACGAGTATATTACCCGCGTGTCACAAGGATGGATGGATTTTGACGTGGTCGTCGCAACGCCCGATATGATGGGCGCTGTTGGCCGCCTCGGTCGCATCCTCGGTCCTAAAGGCATGATGCCAAACCCGAAGACGGGAACGGTGACTTTCGACGTGGCTCGTGCGGTTTCTGAGATTAAATCCGGTAAGATTGAGTACCGTTTGGACAAGGCTGGGATTGTTCATGCTCCGATTGGCAAGGTTTCATTTGCGCCGGAGCAGTTGGCTGACAACCTTGGTACTCTGATTGATGCGCTTCGGAAAGCGAAACCCGCATCGGCGAAAGGTCAGTACTTCCGCAGTGCAACCGTCAGTTCGACGATGGGACCTGGACTTCATGTGAATGTTCAAAGGATTGGTGCCGTAGCCGAATAA
- the sigH gene encoding RNA polymerase sporulation sigma factor SigH → MQLKATPVRTLDDWADEDLVDAVRNGDDEALEYLIHKYRNFVRAKARSYFLIGADREDIIQEGMIGLYKSIRDFREDKLTSFKAFAELCITRQIITAIKTATRQKHIPLNSYVSLDKPIYDEDSDRTLLDVICAARVSDPEELVIHQEEFDDIELKMTELLSDLERQVLMLYLDGRSYQEIAIDLDRHVKSIDNALQRVKRKLEKYLTFRNVWA, encoded by the coding sequence ATGCAACTGAAAGCCACTCCAGTCCGTACCTTGGACGATTGGGCCGACGAAGACCTGGTCGACGCGGTCCGAAATGGTGACGACGAGGCGTTAGAGTACTTAATTCATAAGTACCGGAATTTCGTGCGTGCCAAAGCCCGTTCATACTTTCTTATTGGAGCGGACCGCGAGGACATCATCCAGGAAGGCATGATTGGACTCTACAAGTCCATTCGCGATTTTCGCGAGGACAAGCTGACGTCCTTCAAGGCTTTTGCTGAGCTGTGTATTACGCGACAGATTATTACTGCCATCAAAACAGCAACCCGCCAGAAGCACATTCCTCTCAACTCCTATGTCTCTTTGGACAAGCCCATTTATGATGAAGATTCCGACCGAACCTTGCTTGATGTGATTTGCGCAGCTAGGGTTAGTGACCCTGAGGAACTAGTGATTCACCAAGAAGAGTTCGACGACATCGAGTTAAAGATGACTGAGTTGCTCAGTGACCTGGAACGGCAAGTGCTGATGCTGTATCTGGACGGTCGCTCGTACCAGGAGATAGCCATCGACCTTGACCGCCATGTAAAATCGATTGACAATGCATTGCAGCGGGTGAAACGTAAGCTTGAGAAATACTTGACGTTCCGGAACGTCTGGGCTTGA
- the secE gene encoding preprotein translocase subunit SecE gives MAKPKPNDTVARPERRTGIVQFFRESFRELKRVRWPNRREVTTYTAVALLVCFVMGGLVWAFDIGVAKVLSLIHVI, from the coding sequence ATGGCCAAGCCGAAACCGAATGACACTGTCGCGCGGCCTGAACGAAGGACGGGAATTGTTCAGTTCTTTCGGGAGAGTTTTCGGGAGCTCAAACGGGTTCGCTGGCCGAATCGTCGCGAGGTCACGACCTACACCGCCGTTGCGCTCTTGGTTTGTTTTGTAATGGGTGGTTTGGTGTGGGCGTTTGACATCGGTGTTGCAAAAGTATTGTCGTTGATTCATGTCATCTAA
- the rplK gene encoding 50S ribosomal protein L11 has protein sequence MPKKIVKVVKLQIAAGKATPAPPVGPALGQAQVGNIMGFCKEFNARTADQVGLIIPVVLYVYEDRSYTFDLKTPPAAVLLKKAAGIESGSSEPNKKKVAAVKRAKVREIAESKMADLNAASVEAAMRMVEGTARSMGITIED, from the coding sequence TTGCCGAAAAAGATTGTGAAGGTCGTCAAGCTGCAGATTGCTGCAGGCAAGGCAACACCAGCGCCCCCGGTTGGACCAGCTCTTGGTCAGGCGCAGGTTGGTAACATCATGGGTTTTTGTAAGGAGTTTAATGCTCGGACGGCGGATCAGGTTGGTTTAATCATCCCGGTCGTACTGTACGTGTACGAAGACCGTTCCTATACGTTTGATCTCAAGACGCCGCCAGCGGCTGTCTTGTTGAAGAAAGCTGCAGGAATTGAGTCGGGTTCATCTGAGCCGAATAAGAAAAAGGTTGCAGCGGTTAAGCGCGCGAAAGTGCGTGAAATTGCAGAAAGCAAGATGGCTGACCTCAATGCTGCATCAGTGGAAGCAGCTATGAGGATGGTTGAAGGTACAGCTCGCAGTATGGGTATTACGATTGAGGACTAG
- the rplL gene encoding 50S ribosomal protein L7/L12, with protein MSVLELNELVKAIEEEFGVTAAAPVAMVGGAAAGAEEVAEQTEFDVVLTSAGASKIGVIKVVREITGLGLKEAKDLVDNAPKAIKEKVAKEDAEAIKGKLEEAGASVEIK; from the coding sequence ATGTCCGTCCTTGAACTAAACGAACTCGTTAAGGCGATTGAAGAAGAGTTTGGTGTAACGGCCGCTGCTCCAGTTGCAATGGTGGGCGGAGCAGCAGCAGGTGCCGAGGAAGTTGCTGAACAGACCGAGTTTGATGTTGTGCTGACCAGCGCAGGTGCTTCTAAGATTGGCGTCATCAAAGTTGTTCGTGAAATCACGGGGCTTGGCCTGAAGGAAGCAAAAGACCTCGTCGACAATGCACCGAAAGCCATTAAGGAAAAGGTTGCAAAGGAAGACGCGGAGGCCATCAAGGGCAAGCTCGAAGAGGCCGGTGCTTCTGTCGAAATCAAGTAA
- a CDS encoding class I SAM-dependent methyltransferase, which translates to MNEHYYSERPTAKSEPRRFRCHVRGVDLELMSDAGVFSKTGLDFGTRLLIETVHLPDEAFVVDLGCGYGVVGAVLARIYPQTRWLLLDINERAVELAEQNTAALGERVQVAQSDGLNALGSRRPEAILLNPPIRAGKSAIYKMFEDASRKLFPGGALWVVIHKKHGAESAKKFLVSLFPEVEMVDRKSGYHVFRCLTSVPAQ; encoded by the coding sequence ATGAACGAACATTACTATTCGGAGCGTCCAACTGCAAAGAGTGAGCCTAGGCGTTTTCGGTGTCACGTTCGTGGCGTTGACCTGGAACTGATGTCGGACGCAGGTGTTTTCTCGAAAACGGGTCTTGACTTTGGTACGAGACTACTCATTGAGACGGTACATCTGCCGGATGAAGCGTTTGTGGTGGACCTGGGATGTGGCTATGGTGTTGTAGGTGCTGTTCTAGCCCGTATCTATCCACAGACCCGCTGGTTGTTGCTCGACATCAACGAACGCGCGGTCGAATTGGCTGAACAAAATACGGCGGCCCTTGGTGAACGCGTGCAAGTCGCTCAAAGTGATGGCTTGAATGCCCTGGGCAGTCGCCGACCTGAGGCCATCTTGCTGAATCCCCCAATCCGGGCGGGTAAGTCAGCGATTTACAAAATGTTTGAAGATGCCTCTCGCAAATTGTTCCCTGGAGGTGCCCTGTGGGTGGTCATCCACAAGAAGCACGGAGCAGAGAGTGCAAAGAAGTTTCTGGTGTCGCTCTTCCCCGAGGTTGAGATGGTGGACCGCAAGTCTGGGTACCATGTGTTCCGGTGTCTGACAAGCGTGCCGGCGCAATAG
- the rpmG gene encoding 50S ribosomal protein L33, giving the protein MRVVVTLACSDCKQRNYTSMKNKKNDPDRIEVKKFCPYCKSHTAHRETR; this is encoded by the coding sequence ATGCGCGTTGTCGTCACATTGGCTTGCTCTGATTGCAAGCAACGAAACTATACCAGTATGAAGAACAAGAAAAACGACCCAGACCGTATTGAGGTCAAGAAGTTTTGCCCGTATTGCAAATCGCATACGGCACATAGGGAGACTCGTTAA